One region of Deltaproteobacteria bacterium genomic DNA includes:
- the purE gene encoding 5-(carboxyamino)imidazole ribonucleotide mutase, with product MSAQVLLLMGSKNDWKVVKKARDVLEELGVEAEAHVSSAHRSPARTLELIAAAEAGGAKVIICAAGLAAHLAGVTAAHTLLPVVAIPIGGGSLGGLDALLSTVQMPPGIPVATVGIDRGKNAGLLAAQIIALSDEGLRGRLQAFRKAQTEAVAGDDGELV from the coding sequence ATGAGCGCGCAGGTCCTGCTGCTGATGGGTTCGAAGAACGACTGGAAGGTCGTGAAGAAGGCCCGGGACGTCCTGGAAGAGCTCGGGGTCGAGGCCGAGGCCCACGTCTCCTCCGCCCACCGCTCGCCCGCTCGGACCCTGGAGCTCATCGCCGCCGCCGAGGCGGGGGGGGCCAAGGTCATCATCTGCGCCGCGGGCCTGGCCGCGCACCTGGCCGGGGTGACGGCGGCCCACACCCTCCTGCCGGTGGTCGCCATCCCCATCGGCGGCGGCAGCCTCGGAGGCCTCGACGCGCTCCTCTCCACCGTGCAGATGCCCCCGGGCATCCCCGTGGCCACCGTGGGCATCGATCGCGGGAAGAACGCCGGCCTCCTCGCCGCGCAGATCATCGCGCTCTCGGACGAGGGGCTGCGCGGCCGGCTCCAGGCCTTCCGGAAGGCGCAGACCGAGGCCGTGGCCGGCGACGACGGCGAGCTGGTGTGA
- a CDS encoding glycosyltransferase family A protein — MSIQHVVVTPVHNEQDHLPALLRSMAAQTLPPTEWILVDDHSTDGTRELIEAFCLEHPWARRIEGDVTVDRELGGKVARLFLQGLSRARTDWEFLSKIDADLTLPDDYFERVFQLFADRERLGIAGGGCYEYRNGKKWYEAVPPDHTRGALKTYRRACWDEWGGVRPVNGWDGIDGFLAQMNGWQTRSFPEIEVIHHRPSGSARGVIRGRFRAGEFAHFMGYHPLFLAARCLRRAADRPAVLGSLALGAGFVWSHLRDRPVFEEREVVEYLRERQLRRLGLGVLLDRASRRPGKE; from the coding sequence ATGAGCATCCAACACGTCGTCGTCACGCCGGTACACAACGAGCAGGATCACTTGCCGGCGCTGCTGCGCTCGATGGCAGCCCAGACGCTCCCCCCCACCGAGTGGATCCTGGTCGATGACCACTCCACGGACGGTACCCGGGAGCTCATCGAGGCGTTCTGCCTGGAGCACCCCTGGGCGCGGCGGATCGAGGGGGACGTCACCGTGGACCGCGAGCTGGGTGGGAAGGTCGCCCGGCTCTTCCTCCAGGGGCTCTCCCGGGCCCGGACCGACTGGGAGTTCCTCTCCAAGATCGACGCGGACCTCACGCTGCCCGACGACTACTTCGAGCGCGTCTTCCAGCTCTTCGCGGATCGAGAGCGTCTCGGGATCGCCGGCGGCGGCTGCTACGAGTACCGGAACGGCAAGAAGTGGTACGAGGCCGTCCCCCCGGATCACACGCGAGGGGCGCTGAAGACCTACCGGCGGGCGTGCTGGGACGAGTGGGGCGGCGTACGGCCGGTGAACGGCTGGGACGGGATCGACGGCTTCCTGGCTCAGATGAACGGGTGGCAGACCCGCAGCTTCCCGGAGATCGAGGTCATCCACCACCGGCCCTCGGGCTCGGCGCGGGGGGTGATCCGCGGCCGCTTCCGGGCCGGTGAGTTCGCCCACTTCATGGGCTACCACCCGCTCTTCCTCGCCGCTCGCTGCCTGCGGCGGGCCGCCGATCGGCCCGCGGTCCTCGGGAGCCTGGCGCTGGGCGCGGGCTTCGTCTGGTCCCATCTCAGAGACCGGCCGGTCTTCGAAGAGCGCGAGGTGGTCGAATACCTGCGCGAGCGCCAGCTGCGGCGACTCGGCCTCGGCGTGCTCCTCGATCGGGCCTCGAGGCGACCGGGGAAGGAATGA
- a CDS encoding UDP-N-acetylglucosamine--LPS N-acetylglucosamine transferase — protein sequence MSRGRPETVLLVASHGGHWAQLRRLDRAFEGMRCVYLSTEQGLEAEVAPAQLHVVMDANLQTRGKLLVMAAQVLRVMVRIRPTLVVSTGAAPGFFALLYGKAMGARTIWVDSVANAERLSVSGAKVRPFADLWLTQWPHLARPEGPRYEGSVL from the coding sequence ATGAGCCGCGGGCGGCCCGAGACGGTGCTGCTGGTCGCATCCCACGGAGGCCACTGGGCGCAGCTGCGCCGGCTCGACCGGGCCTTCGAGGGGATGCGTTGCGTCTATCTCTCCACCGAGCAGGGGCTCGAGGCCGAGGTCGCGCCAGCGCAGCTCCACGTGGTGATGGACGCGAACCTGCAGACCCGGGGCAAGCTGCTCGTGATGGCGGCGCAGGTGCTCCGGGTCATGGTGAGGATCCGTCCCACGCTCGTCGTCTCCACCGGCGCGGCTCCGGGTTTCTTCGCGCTGCTCTACGGCAAGGCGATGGGCGCCCGCACCATCTGGGTGGACAGCGTCGCGAACGCCGAGCGCCTGTCGGTCTCGGGAGCGAAGGTCCGCCCCTTCGCCGACCTCTGGCTCACCCAGTGGCCGCACCTCGCCCGGCCGGAGGGGCCGCGCTACGAGGGGAGCGTGCTTTGA
- a CDS encoding glycosyltransferase: MIFVTVGTQLPFDRLVRAVDAWAGEHPGQEVVIQTASGGRPPEHCQAHETLAPEAWRALFDRADLVVAHAGIGTILSCREAGRRLIVVPREAARGEHRNDHQLATVASLGDLPGIRVITEVEDLPEAIEVALSEPATGHSRESAELERLVGCLRRFALGERDA; this comes from the coding sequence TTGATCTTCGTCACCGTCGGGACGCAGCTCCCCTTCGATCGCCTCGTGCGCGCGGTGGACGCCTGGGCAGGGGAGCACCCGGGGCAGGAGGTCGTGATCCAGACGGCGTCCGGGGGCAGGCCGCCGGAGCATTGCCAGGCCCACGAGACGCTGGCGCCGGAGGCCTGGCGAGCGCTCTTCGATCGGGCGGATCTGGTGGTCGCCCACGCTGGCATCGGGACCATCCTCTCCTGCCGGGAGGCCGGGAGGCGCCTGATCGTCGTCCCCCGGGAGGCCGCGCGGGGGGAGCACCGGAACGATCATCAGCTGGCCACCGTCGCCTCCCTCGGCGACCTGCCGGGCATCCGGGTGATCACGGAGGTCGAGGACCTCCCCGAGGCCATCGAGGTGGCGCTCTCCGAGCCGGCGACCGGACACTCCCGGGAGAGCGCCGAGCTGGAGAGGCTCGTCGGTTGCCTCCGGCGCTTCGCGCTCGGCGAACGGGACGCGTGA
- a CDS encoding class I SAM-dependent methyltransferase — MSKTPVVGPLLRALKRRLAALHRFRGSARYWEQRYASEGTSGAGSYGEFARFKAGVLNAFVAEHQVQSVMEFGCGDGNQLRLAEYPTYRGFDVSLTAVERCREIFSSDPSKSFALLSDYQGEQAELVLSLDVIYHLVEDEVFEAHLRTLFAAALRHVIVFSSDVDKPDFGNDHVRYRRFTPWVETHAPEWSLIERIENPIPYANDVETGTRAHFFVYGRR; from the coding sequence TTGAGCAAGACTCCGGTCGTCGGACCGCTCCTTCGTGCGCTGAAGCGCAGGCTCGCAGCGCTTCACCGCTTCCGCGGCAGCGCCCGGTACTGGGAGCAGCGCTATGCGTCGGAGGGGACCTCCGGAGCGGGCTCCTACGGCGAGTTCGCTCGCTTCAAGGCCGGGGTCCTCAACGCCTTCGTCGCCGAGCACCAGGTCCAGTCGGTGATGGAGTTCGGCTGCGGCGACGGAAACCAGCTTCGCCTGGCCGAGTACCCCACCTACCGTGGCTTCGACGTCAGCCTGACGGCCGTGGAGCGTTGCCGGGAGATCTTCTCGAGCGACCCGAGCAAGTCCTTCGCCCTCCTCTCCGACTACCAGGGCGAGCAGGCCGAGCTCGTGCTCTCCCTCGACGTCATCTACCATCTGGTGGAGGACGAGGTCTTCGAGGCGCACCTGCGGACCCTCTTCGCGGCCGCCCTCCGCCACGTCATCGTCTTCTCGAGCGACGTCGACAAGCCTGACTTCGGGAACGACCACGTCCGCTACCGGCGCTTCACCCCCTGGGTGGAGACCCACGCCCCGGAGTGGTCACTGATCGAGCGGATCGAGAACCCGATTCCCTACGCGAACGACGTCGAGACGGGCACCCGCGCCCACTTCTTCGTCTACGGCCGCCGCTAG
- a CDS encoding O-antigen ligase family protein, translated as MNDAPNARWIHHLIAGTVVAYGAFVPMSIAGVQVSFLLALGALAALGFRETRPRLTPTPFDGAVLLFVVVVSVSGLTSHFSSPGEREAFDAWRFLALFTLYAGLAWKPRLASWMLLACFGVGILVSVYGILQHYTGIDISRSAVNAVQRRSDVLATRFRPSGTFRIPSTLAFVLSILIPIAIAFALEWASRLRDRLLILAGTVPALVVLGHTQVRAAWMGLGAGLVIMAARRSPVTFLSMVGALVVLSVGLVTFSPAVGKKAEVMFDLKYDANADRIFFWARSLEMAGDAPALGIGYGHFTPATDWYYDRLDMEQPVRCHAHNNFLHLWAVAGPLGLAAFLWIFTIFFGVTSATYGKARGPVGHRFAAACALGSMGGVFAFLVAGLTQDPFFSAETFYALTLALSLGTVAARWVGEEEVLSRLRARWLDGLLPGLAGLVIASSQGVWEADLGMSGIVLGRGAVPRMAALGLGLAAVVVASLDRGHRQRVLRDPFSQAVVLALVFVNLTYLVTIHGLLPSLGTGTFTGPWAPAGATAALAAALAIRIVALLRPSAPRLWVLVGSTVGVALLTLGVPELVHGPSEDGTAAPAVLTRETPVRPDRRAYVGRLEVGGQDCLASVISSGAVLTHRVCAERLPARLTLAGGGEQRCTGIADLHSQTGAVTVTCRDPGQARDLLDTTGGPLSLQLGDAGAASLVALQPGGETPCRVLAGSPRRLRCDAPVAPGAPLLDEDSRIVGVVGEGAEILEPVGPLLSRDFDRDGVPDGADNCPRVANPRQSDSDRDWIGDACEPLTHAAGLGDGRVVAANAVGEVSLYRPEGGRLRPLGAPLIRDLSARWSGVAVIEEGIVVASNRDGDWRLVSLAGSVEAVLDFPDGSRWIDLVGARGPAGVALVGARNRDRRLVVVEPAPGSLKLVSERADPGRGPFRAIASGDLTGDGLDEIVVCRGGDQYPAVMEVYGLDEASNLVELAGARFPAERVRPEDDFDRDWWRRQLGGRPPELDEALELMPSDAGTIIVHWNREGAVRAWAFQGGDLVRIPVPAERRGVPRPAWSVEGPAASYRYRVDDPG; from the coding sequence GTGAACGACGCGCCGAACGCCCGCTGGATACACCATCTGATCGCCGGGACGGTCGTGGCCTACGGCGCCTTCGTGCCGATGAGCATCGCCGGCGTGCAGGTGAGTTTCCTGCTGGCGCTGGGGGCGCTGGCGGCGCTGGGGTTCAGGGAGACCCGCCCCCGGCTCACGCCCACTCCCTTCGACGGCGCGGTCCTGCTCTTCGTCGTCGTGGTGAGCGTCTCGGGGCTCACCAGTCACTTCTCGTCGCCGGGTGAGAGGGAGGCTTTCGACGCGTGGAGGTTCCTCGCGCTCTTCACCCTCTATGCGGGCCTGGCCTGGAAGCCCCGGCTCGCATCCTGGATGCTGCTGGCCTGCTTCGGGGTGGGGATCCTCGTCTCGGTCTACGGCATCCTCCAGCACTACACGGGGATCGACATCTCGCGCTCGGCGGTCAACGCGGTGCAGCGTCGGTCGGACGTACTGGCGACACGCTTCCGGCCCAGCGGGACCTTCCGGATCCCGTCGACCCTGGCCTTCGTCCTGTCCATCCTGATCCCGATCGCCATCGCCTTCGCGCTGGAGTGGGCGAGTCGGTTGAGGGACCGGCTGCTCATCCTGGCCGGGACGGTGCCGGCGCTCGTCGTCCTGGGCCACACCCAGGTTCGCGCCGCCTGGATGGGGCTCGGCGCGGGCCTGGTGATCATGGCGGCCCGCCGCTCTCCGGTGACCTTCCTGTCGATGGTCGGGGCGCTGGTGGTGCTCAGCGTCGGGCTCGTGACCTTCTCGCCGGCGGTGGGGAAGAAGGCCGAGGTCATGTTCGACCTGAAGTACGACGCCAACGCCGATCGGATCTTCTTCTGGGCGCGCTCGCTGGAGATGGCAGGGGACGCCCCGGCGCTGGGCATCGGCTACGGCCACTTCACGCCCGCCACGGACTGGTACTACGACCGCCTCGACATGGAGCAGCCCGTGCGCTGCCACGCGCACAACAACTTTCTCCATCTGTGGGCCGTCGCGGGCCCCCTCGGGCTGGCCGCCTTCCTCTGGATCTTCACCATCTTCTTCGGGGTCACCTCGGCGACCTATGGAAAGGCCAGGGGCCCGGTGGGTCATCGCTTCGCTGCCGCGTGCGCTCTCGGCAGCATGGGGGGCGTGTTCGCGTTCCTCGTCGCAGGGCTGACCCAGGATCCCTTCTTCAGCGCGGAGACCTTCTACGCCCTCACCCTCGCGCTCTCCCTGGGCACCGTGGCGGCCCGCTGGGTGGGAGAGGAGGAGGTGCTCTCCCGGCTCCGGGCTCGCTGGCTCGATGGCCTCCTCCCTGGCCTCGCCGGCCTCGTCATCGCGAGTAGCCAGGGGGTCTGGGAGGCAGATCTGGGGATGTCGGGGATCGTCCTCGGTCGGGGCGCGGTTCCGCGCATGGCTGCCCTGGGCCTCGGGCTCGCCGCGGTGGTGGTGGCCTCCCTGGACCGGGGGCATCGCCAGCGGGTGCTTCGCGACCCCTTCTCGCAGGCGGTCGTCCTCGCGCTGGTCTTCGTGAACCTGACCTACCTGGTCACGATTCACGGGCTCCTGCCTTCCCTGGGGACGGGAACCTTCACCGGACCCTGGGCCCCGGCGGGGGCCACGGCGGCGCTCGCGGCCGCCCTCGCGATCAGGATCGTCGCGCTGCTCCGCCCCTCCGCGCCTCGCCTGTGGGTCCTCGTAGGGTCCACCGTGGGCGTGGCCCTGTTGACCCTGGGCGTGCCGGAGCTCGTTCACGGACCCTCGGAGGATGGGACGGCGGCGCCGGCGGTGCTCACCCGGGAGACGCCGGTGCGCCCGGATCGCAGGGCCTACGTGGGGAGGTTGGAGGTCGGAGGTCAGGACTGCCTGGCCTCCGTCATCTCCAGCGGTGCGGTCTTGACCCACCGCGTCTGCGCGGAGCGCTTGCCGGCCCGGCTGACGCTGGCGGGAGGGGGAGAGCAGCGCTGCACCGGGATCGCGGATCTCCACAGCCAGACGGGAGCGGTGACCGTGACCTGCCGGGACCCCGGCCAGGCGCGGGACCTGCTCGACACCACCGGCGGTCCGCTCTCCTTGCAGCTCGGGGACGCAGGCGCGGCGAGCCTGGTGGCGCTCCAGCCCGGAGGGGAGACGCCCTGCCGGGTCCTCGCCGGGAGCCCGCGGCGCCTTCGTTGTGACGCCCCGGTCGCGCCGGGGGCTCCTCTCCTCGACGAGGACTCGCGGATCGTCGGTGTGGTCGGGGAGGGGGCGGAGATCCTGGAGCCGGTCGGACCGCTGCTGTCCAGAGACTTCGATCGGGACGGGGTTCCCGATGGCGCGGACAACTGCCCCCGGGTCGCCAACCCGCGGCAGAGTGACTCGGACCGCGACTGGATTGGCGACGCCTGCGAGCCCCTGACCCACGCGGCGGGGCTGGGGGATGGGCGGGTGGTGGCCGCCAACGCGGTGGGAGAGGTCTCTCTCTACCGACCGGAGGGCGGGCGACTGCGGCCGCTGGGAGCGCCGCTGATCCGTGACCTGAGCGCGCGATGGTCGGGAGTGGCGGTCATCGAAGAGGGGATCGTGGTCGCGTCCAATCGAGATGGAGACTGGCGGCTGGTCTCCCTCGCGGGCTCGGTCGAGGCGGTCCTGGACTTCCCCGACGGCTCTCGCTGGATCGATCTCGTCGGCGCGAGAGGCCCGGCCGGCGTCGCGCTCGTCGGGGCTCGGAACCGGGATCGGCGGCTCGTGGTGGTGGAGCCCGCACCGGGTTCCCTGAAGCTGGTCTCGGAGCGAGCCGACCCGGGGCGCGGCCCCTTCCGTGCGATCGCCAGCGGAGACCTCACCGGTGATGGACTGGACGAGATCGTGGTCTGTCGAGGTGGTGACCAATATCCGGCGGTGATGGAGGTCTACGGTCTGGACGAGGCCTCGAACCTGGTCGAGCTGGCTGGGGCGCGCTTCCCCGCAGAGCGCGTGCGGCCGGAGGACGACTTCGACCGGGATTGGTGGCGTCGTCAGCTGGGAGGGCGTCCCCCCGAGCTGGACGAGGCCCTAGAGCTGATGCCGTCCGATGCAGGGACGATCATCGTTCACTGGAACCGGGAGGGGGCGGTCCGGGCCTGGGCGTTCCAGGGAGGAGACCTGGTCCGGATCCCGGTGCCAGCGGAGCGTCGTGGCGTGCCCCGTCCGGCCTGGTCCGTGGAGGGGCCAGCCGCTTCCTACCGGTATCGAGTGGACGATCCGGGCTAG
- a CDS encoding O-antigen ligase family protein, with product MTAAAKGTAGQADLRPWLGAFLLLIALEVLLAPFASPMGIAAVLWLCTAALIVERRFGLWTLLTMLACLSLPQALAAYVTRVPFGIFVADLAVIPLLAAAVVRVLRTRVIPPYLLHFVAIVAAGVALTAYGVLGDNAFFDAVGVFRRICVYPLVFLAAVVLLQTTAPSLVTLERMVLAAAGVIGLIVAWRLVTGQGYAHEYMEGLGVPDRYLSHLESVGLIFAMILGLGHVATDRQYKGRWLVFVGLGLVCLVASNYRTVWLAFVIAATVWAWTSDQSSGRLMVIGFIALGLAIGIATLVVWQVDPTSLAVERFSVDNLRRGMNWRWGSWTRAVEVFLESPIFGTGFGYRHEFEYVTGRNFDVVHMSRGHTIHNDLLWLLVNGGVVGTGLVLTLHLRWWGRCLRALSGFNRQTPEARFISAALATHVAAIMLSMFQPFFSSPAPVVAIHLIMGIALVLAIRLERQAQRVSLPQDRVVPTTRSIAGARTA from the coding sequence ATGACCGCCGCGGCAAAGGGGACGGCGGGCCAGGCGGATCTCCGTCCCTGGCTGGGCGCATTCTTGCTCCTGATCGCCCTCGAGGTCCTCCTGGCTCCCTTCGCCTCGCCGATGGGGATCGCCGCGGTCCTGTGGCTCTGCACCGCGGCGTTGATCGTCGAGCGCCGGTTCGGGCTGTGGACCCTGCTCACGATGCTGGCCTGCCTCTCGCTGCCCCAGGCGCTGGCGGCCTACGTCACGCGGGTGCCCTTCGGGATCTTCGTGGCGGATCTCGCGGTCATTCCGCTGCTGGCCGCCGCCGTGGTCCGGGTGCTGCGCACCCGGGTGATCCCACCCTACCTGCTGCACTTCGTGGCCATCGTCGCGGCCGGGGTGGCGCTGACCGCGTACGGAGTCCTGGGCGACAACGCCTTCTTCGACGCCGTCGGGGTGTTCCGCCGCATCTGCGTCTATCCGCTGGTGTTCCTGGCAGCCGTGGTGCTCCTGCAGACCACCGCTCCATCGCTCGTCACCCTGGAGAGGATGGTGCTGGCAGCGGCGGGCGTGATCGGCCTCATCGTCGCGTGGCGCCTCGTCACCGGGCAGGGCTACGCCCACGAGTACATGGAGGGGCTGGGGGTTCCCGACCGCTACCTCTCTCATCTGGAGTCCGTCGGCCTGATCTTCGCGATGATCCTCGGCCTGGGTCACGTGGCCACCGACCGCCAGTACAAGGGTCGTTGGTTGGTCTTCGTTGGCCTGGGTCTCGTCTGCCTGGTGGCCTCGAACTATCGCACCGTCTGGCTTGCGTTCGTGATCGCGGCGACGGTCTGGGCCTGGACGAGTGATCAGAGTTCCGGCCGCCTGATGGTCATCGGGTTCATCGCCCTGGGGCTGGCCATCGGGATCGCGACTCTCGTCGTCTGGCAGGTCGACCCCACGAGCCTGGCCGTCGAGCGCTTCTCGGTGGACAACCTGAGGAGAGGGATGAACTGGCGGTGGGGGTCCTGGACTCGAGCGGTGGAGGTGTTTCTCGAGTCACCGATCTTCGGCACCGGATTCGGCTACCGGCACGAGTTCGAATATGTGACCGGACGCAACTTCGACGTGGTCCACATGTCCCGGGGACACACCATCCACAACGATCTCCTCTGGCTGCTGGTGAACGGCGGAGTCGTCGGTACCGGCCTCGTGCTGACCCTCCACCTGCGGTGGTGGGGCCGGTGCCTCCGGGCTCTCTCGGGGTTCAACAGGCAGACGCCGGAGGCCCGCTTCATCTCCGCTGCCCTGGCCACGCACGTCGCGGCCATCATGCTCTCGATGTTCCAGCCCTTCTTCTCCTCGCCGGCGCCGGTCGTGGCCATTCACCTGATCATGGGCATCGCGCTCGTCCTGGCGATTCGTCTCGAGCGGCAAGCCCAGAGGGTCTCGCTGCCGCAGGACCGAGTGGTTCCCACGACACGATCGATCGCTGGAGCTCGGACGGCCTAG